In Lotus japonicus ecotype B-129 chromosome 5, LjGifu_v1.2, one genomic interval encodes:
- the LOC130718199 gene encoding pentatricopeptide repeat-containing protein At5g39710-like has translation MTEAEEVLEEMYHKGLTPHERTYTCLIHSFCQESRASKAVKVFREMIDRGFSPSLDTYNAVIQTNAFAGTGIEVALEILREMPERGLTADAVSYCHVICALLLPPEEKLGKAFEMKKDMDDKGILPDSVTYEVLIDNLCWVGRLSEAFDLFREMLHRGGFSPDEHTYFNLMNCYCLQGEFSKAFHLHHEMVHKGFLPDFVTGFSPSLVTYNALIYGYCSLGRVQEALEIFRGMPEMGLSPDTVSYRQVISGLCKIREPVKAYELKLEMDKKRSCLSLNEDTYETLMEQLSDEDTYSSLINDYLAQGDLEKAYQLDYVMGHDGYLSDNVTLSVLLNGLNKIARTTEAKWYLLWTVFFRCFGMPAYIIYDTLIENCSNNEFKRLVGPAITFSVKVAIKAHHTMLHGNYKPDGTVYNLLIFDHSRSLEVHKAYNMYMEMVHYGFVPHMFSVLALIKALHYDGRYNEMSWVIHNTLRSCNLSDSELLKVLNEIDFSKPEMTALLDVLSEIAMDGLLLDGGKCSFASTST, from the coding sequence ATGACAGAGGCTGAGGAGGTTCTTGAGGAGATGTATCACAAGGGTTTGACCCCTCATGAGAGGACTTACACTTGTCTCATTCATTCCTTCTGCCAAGAGTCGAGGGCTTCTAAGGCTGTAAAGGTTTTCAGAGAAATGATTGATAGAGGCTTTTCGCCCTCTCTTGATACATACAATGCGGTTATTCAAACGAATGCCTTTGCAGGGACGGGGATTGAGGTGGCTCTGGAGATTTTGAGGGAAATGCCTGAGAGGGGTTTGACCGCTGATGCTGTTAGTTATTGCCATGTAATATGCGCGTTATTGCTCCCACCCGAGGAGAAACTGGGGAAGGCTTTTGAAATGAAGAAGGATATGGATGACAAGGGCATCTTGCCTGATTCTGTAACGTATGAGGTGCTTATAGACAACCTGTGCTGGGTGGGAAGACTGTCAGAAGCTTTTGATCTCTTCCGAGAGATGCTGCATCGTGGGGGGTTCTCGCCAGATGAGCATACTTATTTCAATTTGATGAATTGTTATTGTCTTCAAGGTGAATTCAGTAAGGCTTTTCATTTGCATCATGAAATGGTACACAAGGGTTTTTTGCCTGATTTTGTTACTGGGTTTTCACCCTCACTTGTTACATACAACGCGCTTATTTATGGGTATTGCTCTTTGGGGAGGGTTCAGGAGGCTCTCGAGATTTTCAGGGGCATGCCTGAGATGGGTTTGTCCCCTGATACTGTTAGTTATCGCCAAGTAATATCCGGGCTTTGCAAAATCAGGGAGCCGGTGAAGGCGTATGAACTGAAGCTGGAGATGGATAAAAAGAGGAGCTGTTTGAGTCTGAATGAAGACACGTATGAAACCCTTATGGAACAACTGTCGGATGAAGATACTTATTCTAGTTTGATCAATGATTATTTAGCTCAAGGGGACTTGGAAAAGGCTTATCAATTGGATTACGTAATGGGACACGATGGTTATTTGTCAGATAATGTTACCTTAAGTGTGTTGTTGAATGGACTGAATAAGATAGCTAGGACAACAGAAGCTAAGTGGTATCTTCTGTGGACGGTTTTTTTTAGGTGTTTTGGTATGCCAgcttatataatatatgatactCTGATAGAGAACTGCAGTAATAATGAATTTAAGCGTCTGGTAGGGCCTGCCATTACTTTCAGTGTGAAAGTAGCAATCAAAGCTCATCACACAATGCTTCATGGGAATTATAAGCCAGATGGAACAGTTTATAATCTATTAATATTTGATCATTCTAGATCTCTTGAAGTTCATAAGGCCTATAATATGTACATGGAGATGGTGCATTATGGTTTTGTTCCTCATATGTTCTCTGTACTTGCTCTTATTAAAGCTCTACATTATGATGGAAGGTACAATGAGATGAGTTGGGTAATTCACAACACATTGAGGAGCTGTAATCTCAGTGATTCTGAGCTACTTAAAGTACTTAATGAAATTGATTTCAGCAAACCTGAAATGACTGCTCTTCTGGATGTGCTATCTGAAATTGCCATGGATGGCCTGTTACTTGATGGTGGAAAGTGTTCATTTGCTTCAACAAGTACCTAA